A DNA window from Candidatus Protochlamydia naegleriophila contains the following coding sequences:
- the hrcA gene encoding heat-inducible transcriptional repressor HrcA → MKTWKPVSIKRMGKHDRERRVLLGLVDYYIQTGKPVGSNTLKEAGFGDLSSATIRNYFAHLEEEGYLLQSHSSGGRIPTHLAYRAYAHAYAQESEPYELGEKAFDTLKRFDSREIAAFLQEAAEELSRMSNCAVFLAAPRFDHDFIADLKLVPLDASRCLCVIITDFGVIQTEVLHLPVKLSSFALKRIESYFHWRLTNLGAPENLEPEEEAIAQTFYNELMLRYIVGYSNFIDEDLYRTGFSRLLTYPDFQETNLLASSLSLFENAHSMRLLLKECKALNQLKFWIGDDLATYANSSPHCSVIAVPYYINYKVVGAVGLLGPTRLPYRSLFSLLRLFSNCISETITRNVYKFKINFRQPEEGHLYLQKEEHHLIGQSRLILLEDKRN, encoded by the coding sequence TTGAAAACATGGAAGCCTGTTTCGATTAAACGCATGGGGAAACACGACCGAGAGCGAAGGGTTTTACTAGGCCTAGTCGATTATTACATTCAAACGGGAAAGCCAGTAGGATCCAACACGTTGAAAGAAGCTGGGTTTGGAGATTTAAGTTCGGCTACGATTCGCAATTATTTTGCCCATTTAGAAGAGGAAGGATACTTGCTGCAGTCCCATTCTTCGGGTGGCCGGATTCCTACCCACCTAGCCTATCGCGCCTACGCGCATGCGTATGCACAAGAGAGCGAACCGTATGAGTTAGGAGAGAAGGCTTTTGATACACTCAAGCGCTTCGATTCGCGAGAGATTGCGGCTTTTTTACAAGAAGCGGCTGAAGAGTTAAGCCGGATGAGCAATTGCGCTGTTTTTTTAGCGGCGCCGCGTTTTGATCATGACTTCATAGCCGATCTCAAGCTCGTTCCGCTGGATGCGTCTCGCTGTCTTTGCGTGATTATTACCGATTTTGGCGTGATTCAAACAGAAGTGCTTCACTTGCCTGTTAAGCTCTCTTCTTTTGCTCTTAAACGTATAGAGAGTTATTTTCATTGGCGCCTGACCAATTTGGGGGCACCGGAGAATTTAGAGCCAGAGGAAGAGGCCATTGCGCAGACATTTTATAATGAATTAATGCTTCGCTATATTGTTGGCTACTCTAATTTTATTGATGAGGATTTATATCGGACTGGATTTTCGCGTTTATTGACTTATCCAGACTTTCAAGAGACCAATTTGCTTGCGAGCAGTTTATCCCTGTTTGAAAATGCTCATAGCATGCGCCTTCTCCTCAAAGAGTGTAAAGCCTTGAATCAGCTTAAGTTTTGGATAGGCGATGATTTGGCGACTTATGCCAATTCAAGCCCTCACTGCAGTGTGATTGCCGTTCCTTACTACATCAACTATAAAGTAGTAGGGGCAGTTGGACTGTTGGGCCCAACACGTTTGCCCTATCGCAGCTTATTTAGCTTATTAAGACTATTTTCTAATTGTATCAGCGAGACGATAACGAGGAATGTTTATAAATTTAAAATCAATTTTAGACAACCCGAAGAAGGACACCTCTATTTACAAAAAGAGGAGCATCACTTGATCGGTCAATCTCGCTTAATACTACTGGAAGATAAGAGAAACTAG
- the grpE gene encoding nucleotide exchange factor GrpE: protein MVDQEETKDDTEMSANKQTAQSANGNSSEFQSASINPKQVFVTDEELKAMQKEAIEYKDKYLRLLADAENARKRLQKERQEITRYAVESLVVDFLHPLDNLENALKFAQDMSDEVKNWAFGFQMILAQFKDVLANNGVVAVESQGMQFDPHLHEAVEMIETTSYIPGTIVEESVRGYKMGDRTIRPARVKVAKTATPKESQEKIDENN from the coding sequence ATGGTTGATCAAGAAGAGACGAAAGATGATACTGAAATGTCCGCTAACAAACAAACTGCTCAGTCTGCTAATGGCAATTCATCCGAATTTCAATCGGCTTCCATTAATCCCAAACAGGTCTTTGTTACGGATGAAGAATTAAAAGCCATGCAAAAAGAAGCGATCGAATACAAGGACAAGTACTTGCGCCTCTTAGCCGATGCCGAAAATGCCCGTAAAAGGCTGCAAAAAGAGCGTCAAGAAATCACCCGCTATGCCGTTGAAAGTTTGGTCGTTGATTTCTTACACCCTCTTGACAACTTAGAAAATGCCCTAAAATTTGCCCAAGACATGTCGGATGAAGTCAAAAATTGGGCATTTGGTTTCCAGATGATTCTCGCTCAATTCAAAGACGTTTTAGCTAACAATGGAGTGGTTGCTGTCGAGTCTCAAGGCATGCAATTCGATCCCCATTTGCATGAAGCTGTCGAAATGATTGAGACGACGAGCTACATCCCTGGAACAATCGTAGAAGAAAGTGTTCGTGGCTATAAAATGGGAGATCGCACAATTCGTCCCGCACGCGTTAAGGTTGCCAAAACCGCGACCCCTAAAGAGTCACAAGAAAAAATTGATGAAAACAATTAA